The Neorhodopirellula lusitana DNA window CTTTGCCGCCCCTACCAACTTTGTTTTTGGTTTGGATCCTCGTTTTCGTCCGGTTGAGTTACTGTTTTCAGACAAGTTTCTGTACGCGTCGCGTCCATCGTCGAAACGACCACCCGAACGAAAGCGAGGACGCTATCGGAACGTGCAAGAGGTCCATGACATTGTAGATAAAAAGACCGATCGCCAAGGGAATGCGATCGATAAGAATGGGAACCGGATCATGGAAAAGGAAGATCCAGACTCCATCGACGGTGACAACGGTGCGTTGTTGAGTTGGGACTATCGGTATTCCCAATTACAAGCCCATGCTTGGTCGGTCGATGACTTGCGTGTTTCCGAATTGCACTCTCTGCCTAACTCAGTCGGCGTCCTGAGTGTTCCGCAAGTGATGGTGTTCAACCAAAACGGCACTTCGCGAGAGTTTCCCGTTGCCGAGAGTTGGGCGACAACATCTTGGCCTAACCAAGACAAGCAGTTTTTGGCCATCGGTACAGCCGGCGGGAACCGTGTCGAAAGTGACATCCTGAAAATCTTTGGAGTGTCCAGTTTGCAACAAGAGGTGGTGAAGCCTGTGTCGCAGTACCGCAGTTTTGAGGGAATCATTACGGCAATGGCGTTCGCGAACACTCAACCCAAGATCGCGTTTGCCGTGAGGGAGCGATCCGTTCATCGCGTCTTTGTTGCTGATATTGAAACCATGTCGTTGAGTTTGGTTGAAGAGTTTGCACACCCGTTGCCTTGGGTTGAAGAAAAGAAGGGAGTGGTGACGCGGAATACCAAGGCGTCTCCTGGACCTACGACCCTTGCATTTGCTCCAGACGATTCTCTTTTGATAGCGCATGGTCAATACAAAAAGAAGATGTACCGATTTACCGGGTGGAAGTTGGACGAGGACCTGCACCCGTTGCTGCTGAAGCCGCAGTTTGAGGTGGAAAACAACAAGGAGCCGTTTTTTGATCGCGTTGGTGGGACCTCCGTTTGGTTTATTAATTCCGATCGGTACGGCCGACAAGATCGCGATCCTAGTTCTTCCAGGGTTAAGAAGATCGTGGTTCGACGGAAAGGTGGATTCTCCGTTATCAATCTTGCTACGGGATCTGTTGAACGCGAAATCAAGTACTTGAAAACTCAGCACGGGCAGCCGATCTACGACATCAGTTCGAATGGTCGCTGGATCGCAATGGGCGATGACAAGGGAATGGCATTCTTATGGGATGCGATCACCGGTGAGCGTTTTTCGATGACGATCGATGACGAGACCGAACAACGAATCAAGGCTGCCGAGCGAACACCTCGAGATCTTCCGGAGCGTCCTGCGCACACCGGGCCCATCGCCGGGATTGCTTTGTCGGAACCCGACGCCGGGAAAGAGTATCCCGCGTTTGCAGCGACGTTTGGTGAAGAGAATCGAGTCAAGGTCTGGGAATTGTTCCCCATCATTGAATTACAGTCGCAAACACTACGTCCACGTGAAACGACGGCCTCTCGACAGACGAGCCCGGTCAATCGGAGTCCAACAAATCGCAATCACGCAATCCGGACCGAGGTAACGCAGACGCAAGCAAGTCAAGTGGAAGCAAGGCCGGTCCGGGCAACTCGCTAGGAGCGAGACCAATGAACAAAGGGTGAAGAGATTCATGTGACCCGCAAATGTCCGTGATCGAATCGGACAGGGCTACCGAAGTCAGTTAGTCGAACGCTCAATCGTTTTCCGATTCATTCCCCAGGTGTCGTGATCTCGCCATGAATGCCGATAATTTGGAATCCATTCTCTCTTTCGAAGAGTTTGCCGATGACAACCAACCTGAAGACCAGTCTCGGGCGGCCCAATCGCAGGTGTATTCGTCGGAAGCATTTCAGGCGTTCTGTCAACAGTTGGCTGATGACTATGCGAGCGATGGGCAAAGTCGTCTGCTTCGGTGGGCACCGCTGGCCCTGCTTGTTATTGGAGCTTTTTTAGCCTTCTCGCTGATCTACGTGGATCTGCGATGGTTTTTCTTTGGGCCTGCGTTTGCGATCGCGGGCGTTTTGATGCTGGTCATTTCCGGTGCGTGTCAGGGGGGACCATTGATTCGGCAGCGGTTGGTTGGGTGGTTTCAGGGTTGGCCAATCTGGGAGTTTGTCGTTGCTGGTGCGGGCACCATTTCAATGATGGCTTTGTCCGTTGTGTATGGGTTTTGGCCTGCACTCTTTATGGGCGCGATCGTGGGATGTGTCGTGGCCTCAATTTTGGTCCTATTGATCATGCCGAAAATACAGCAGAGGCGAACCGAATTGGCAGATCAGTTTGCGACGCTCGTGCTTGGAGTCGAACGGCAAGGGATTGGCCTGATCAGAATCCAGGAAGGGATGCCAGCCTTAATGGGGAATCAATGGATTGCCTTGTTTGAACATCACTTCGGATATCAAGCCTATCGCAGTGTGGCGATGCAATTGAGGACGGTACAACCGACGCTCTTGGAACAGCGTCCAAAGGTACGTGATTTCATTTGCGACGTGTTGAAGAGGAGTCGCATGGAGGGGCGGGGGATACTGGGGACGCTGATTTGTGTTCGACAGGAATATTGGGATTCGAGATTGGCAACGGAATTGTTGTCGCAGATCGATCCTGTGGCTTCGGTTGATCGTGGTAGAAACGGAACGATGGCTTTCGAGGTCACGACTCGGCGTGATATCGGCACTGTCGTTACCAAAGGGGAGGTGATGTCGAACAGTAGCGGTCCGGTGGATGTTGCGCAGCCGTTGAATCGTACGAGCTTCGGCAATCAAGACTTGGCTGGTCATGGTTTGGGAGCGAATGCAGTTGATGAAACGACTCACGTGAATGCTCATTTGCACGCACCCAATATTAATATTGGATCTCTCCACGCGACGTCTGTTTCGTTTCAGGTTTCCAAGGAAGAACTGAATGCCAAGGGAGTCGCACCGCAATTTCCTCCAGTGGGAGCGAAGAGGAATCGTAAGGCGGAGTACGATCAAATGCTGCAGGATGCTTGGTCCAGTCGGACCCGGCGTAGTAAACGTTTTCCGAGGTTGCAGAAATGGCTTGGCGAGGAGGCGAGGATGACCTTGGGGATTGCGTTTCTATTCCTATTTGGTGCCTACCTTGTGGATGCAGGATTGTTTAGCAGCGGTAAGAGCCAGGAGTTTATTGAGGCTTACCAGCAGCACGGAGTACTTTCGTTCCAGGGACTTCAACGCACATCATCGGCGGTTGTACAAAGTTTGGCGTCGCTTCCCGCAACGCCGTCGCTGATCAAAATATCGGGATGGTCATTGGGATTGGTCGGCGTGCTATTTGGTCTAACCGGATTTCTACGAGACGGCTGGCCGATGACACTTTTCGTTGGTCCCGCCGCAATATTGACAATGTTGATGCTAACGCTCGCAATCGAGGCTGAGTCATTGGGTGCGATGTGCTGGATGACGGGCGTCAGCGTGCTCATCTTTTTACTGGCTGGCGTTGCTCTCGATCGAAAGGTGCCGAACTGGTTGAGCAAACGGACCACTCAAGATCGTTCGGAAGCGAAGGCGTCTTGATCGACCTTTTCGTCGTGAAAAGCAAAACGTGATTCACTTCATCAAAAAACGTCGCCTCGCGAAGAAAGCGTGGCGACGTTTTTTGGAGCTATGCAACCGCAAGCAACCTTGCGGTTGCGAAGTGTGTGGAAACCTAAGCTAACGTAGGCTTAGCGATGCCGACGGTGGCTGCCATGGTGTAGGTCGTAGTGACCGGGTTGATAGTGGTAGTGACCACGGTGAGGCACGATTGCTGGTGGGTGATAGTCGTAGTGGGGCCGACTGTAGCTACGGTAGCCAGCGCTGTAACGCTGTGGATAGACAACAGGGCCATAGGCTCGGTGCCCATTATTGTATGAGCTGTAGCTGTTGTAGCCGCTCCCGTAGCCGACTCCATATCCGCCGTAACCGCTGCTGTAGCGTGAGATTCCGTAGCCGCCAAAGGCACTATTGCCGATGCTAAATGAGAACCCGCCGGCATCAGCCTTGGGGGTATCAGCGGACAAGATAAGAGCCAATGCGATTGCAGGAATCACAGCCAGTTTTACTAATCGAGACATTTGGTTTCTCCTTCAGACAGACTCGTCTCGACGCGTGAAGCCGACCTGGCTTCGATTCGAGTCGCGTGAAACTCGTTCCGAAGGGATACCTAACGCAAGTGCGGGGCCAAACTGTGCCAGATTGGCGATTTTGGTCCTGCGCAGCGTGAAATGCCTACGTTTCACATCGTTTTAGACGTTGGTTGATCGTCGGTTAATACGATGTGTGATCGTTTTGACGGCGCTCGATGTTTCGAATTGAGACGAAGCAGAGCGGTCTGAAAGCGACCGATTTCGAATAGCTCACCGTTTATGTGGGTTTTTGTCGAAGCTTGCCTAATTCAGAATTGATTTGACGGAAATGGAGATCGGTGTGGGGACTGAGAGGCGTCCGATATGAAAGGGCGACTTACCACAAAAATGTCACGCTTCCGTATCCACTGATTCCTTCCGATTGCGAGAGCTACTTCGTCGTGAATGCCATGACCGGGTCAACCGACTCGATGTGGTTGGTAATGGCGTCAACGACTCGCCCGAGCAACACGACACTGGGGCTGTCGTCGGGATGTTCGTGAACCAACGAAGCGAGCACACGAGCGGCCCCGGTCAAGTCGGATTCGTGATAGAGCTGCAGTGCTGATTCGTAGCGATCGGCGAGCGACCTCCAGTTGGGATCATCGCCAGTTTGTAGCTCGTAGAGGTCGACGTTTTCGGACATGCCGACAGGCCTCACGGTGGCCAGGCGTCGGGTTTGTAGCTTTTCGGTACAAGTGGATGGAGTGCCGTTTTCGGTTTCCGAATTCTCGGTATTTGAGTGAGCGTGAAGTGCTTCTTGGGTGGCCAAGGTGACAATCGCAGTAACACCGAACTTCTTCGTAATGTTCTGAACCCGACTGGCGAGGTTGACGGTGTTCCCGAGAGGGCCGTATTGAAACTTCACTTTCGAGCCGGTGTTGCCGACTCGAGCGGTTCCGGTGTGGATACCGATTCCAATTCCAAATTTTTCGGGTGTGATGGAGCTCCAACGTTTTCGCAGTGGTTCAATTTGCTGCAGCATCTGGCAGGCTGCGTCGCAGGCTCGTCTCGCGTGATCGGGTTGTTCGGCGGGGGCGCCCCACATCGCAACCAATTCATCGCCAATGTAGTTGACTAGTACGCCGTCAGTCCGGACGACGCACAGGCTTAGTTGGGTGAATACATCGTTGATCCACTGAATCGTTTTTTCGGGACCAACGCGTTCGCTGATCGAGCTAAAGCCACGGATGTCACAGAACAACACAGAGACTTCCGCGTCACGACCGGTCAACAGGTCTTCGTTTTGAACGAGACGCTGAGTCACGGCGGGCGAGAAGAACTGCGTCATCGAGTTCTGGATTGCTTCGTGTCGTTGCCGAACGATGCCGGCAGATACCGCACCTGCCATCACTTCCAGGAGCGTGGCTTCCAAGTCGCCAATCGGCGTGTCAGCGTGGTGTGAACCGAACGTGCGGTCGCCGTACAGGGCACCGATGATCTCGCCTTGATCGTCAAAGATGGGAGCGGCGACGGCGCGGTCCAGCATCATGATGGAGGAACCGATCGTGTGCTGATAGCTTTCCGGTTCGTAGATCAGTGTCTTCCGCTCCTTCAGAATTTGTTTTAGCAACAACCTGCTACCGGACGGTAGAGGCGTGTCGCCGACGGGGGCGTCGTCTCCGGTTTGCGGCGTTTGGGGACCTTCCGTTTCTTGGCCGAAATTAGCTTTCGGCTTGCTTAGGGGGTCTTGTTCAATGTAGTGCGATCGCACTCGCCACTGGTTTTGTATGCCATCACGAAGGAGTACATACGCGCGGTCAAGCTCGACCATTTTTGCAACGCTTTCGACGGCTGTTCCAAAGAACTCATCGCTGCCAGCCGACTTCTTAACGACGGCGAGTGCCTGGCGTACCAAGTCAACGGCAGCCTGCCCGCGGTGCGGGCTAGAGTCTTCGCCGAACGTGCGGATGAAGCTTGCACCTGGATTCACCGGCATGGTGAAATCGCCCAGGTCTGCGTCGGCGGCGAGTGATTCTTTCGCGATGGTTCGGAAAGGGGATACCATCGGCGACGAAGTGCCGTCGGACGTGCTGGAGCCGGATCCGTCGCTAACAACGGCAACATGAATGGTGAGGTTTTCCGGCAACAAAACCGTGAATTCATTCGCCACTTTGACACGTTCTTCGGGCATCACAGGGTGAGGCATCCCTGCGATTTGGAACGTGGATCGCGAGTGTAAGTTGACGCACACCAAGCCGCCCTGTTCATCGGCCTGGATATTCAACGCATGTCGGGGCAATCCGAGCACGGTGATCTCGGCGATCGCGATGCGAAATTGGTTCCCATGATCCTGGATTTGGCAAAGATCCGAATCGAGTTCTTGCCTTGATTGGCGTCCAATTTCCAGCGGCAGCCCGCACTCGCCGATTCGGTTTTCTTGGGGGCCTCGCCACAAAGTCACGCTGACTTTGATCGCGTCAGGTCGTGCGTTCGCAGTGGAAAATGGGGCGGTCATGGCGGGCTGCGTGAGAGATTGGATCAGATGGACCTGAACTTCCCGCATTGTAGCCGAAGTCGAGCGGGCTTCGAGAACGTGAATGAGGTTTCGGGGTCATGATGACCGAGCGGATTTTGATAAGATACCGACGCCGCCACCAACCTCGGCTCTGCGAGAAATCCTCGGTCCTCCATTCAAAATTTGTCCGACGTCGAACTCTGAGAAAACACCATGACTAAGCCTTCCGCGGACGACCGGAGTATTGAGCGTTCATCGAACGTCGCGAGCCAACGTATCGAAGAACTGAGTCGGCAACTGCGACACCATGATCGGCTGTACTACCAACTTGCCACGCCGGAAATCTCGGACCTTGA harbors:
- a CDS encoding adenylate/guanylate cyclase domain-containing protein, whose translation is MTAPFSTANARPDAIKVSVTLWRGPQENRIGECGLPLEIGRQSRQELDSDLCQIQDHGNQFRIAIAEITVLGLPRHALNIQADEQGGLVCVNLHSRSTFQIAGMPHPVMPEERVKVANEFTVLLPENLTIHVAVVSDGSGSSTSDGTSSPMVSPFRTIAKESLAADADLGDFTMPVNPGASFIRTFGEDSSPHRGQAAVDLVRQALAVVKKSAGSDEFFGTAVESVAKMVELDRAYVLLRDGIQNQWRVRSHYIEQDPLSKPKANFGQETEGPQTPQTGDDAPVGDTPLPSGSRLLLKQILKERKTLIYEPESYQHTIGSSIMMLDRAVAAPIFDDQGEIIGALYGDRTFGSHHADTPIGDLEATLLEVMAGAVSAGIVRQRHEAIQNSMTQFFSPAVTQRLVQNEDLLTGRDAEVSVLFCDIRGFSSISERVGPEKTIQWINDVFTQLSLCVVRTDGVLVNYIGDELVAMWGAPAEQPDHARRACDAACQMLQQIEPLRKRWSSITPEKFGIGIGIHTGTARVGNTGSKVKFQYGPLGNTVNLASRVQNITKKFGVTAIVTLATQEALHAHSNTENSETENGTPSTCTEKLQTRRLATVRPVGMSENVDLYELQTGDDPNWRSLADRYESALQLYHESDLTGAARVLASLVHEHPDDSPSVVLLGRVVDAITNHIESVDPVMAFTTK